The DNA region CGTGCGCGAAGCGGTAGCCCGGCCCGGCCGGCACGAACAGCCCCTCCGCCAGCACCGCGGCGGCCCAGCCGCCCGCGGCCGGGAAGAGCTCCTCGAACGCCGCCCGGCCCAGTCCGCCCGGCTCCGCGCCGAGCATCCGCCGGGCCGCCTCGTGCACCCGGCCCGCCACCGCCGCCGCCAGCCGCCGCACCCGCCCGTGCCCGGCCGGGCGGACGGCGCCCCGCCGGTGGGCCCCCGGCCGACGGGGCCGGCCGTCCTCGACCAGCCGCCGGGCCGCCCGCAGACAGCGCAGGTCGAGGTGCGCGGCGAACAGTTCGCCCCGGCCGGCGGGCTCCCCGCGCAGCCCCTCCGCCCACAGCTCCCCGGCCAGCCGGACGGCGAGCGGGTGCCGGGCGTCCGCGTCCTCCGGCCACCCCGGCGGCAGCCCGTACCGGCGGCGGACCCGGTCCGCCGCCTCGGCCGGGAGCGGTCCCAGCCGGCGGACGACCACCCGTACGGCGGGAGCGGCCGCGGTGGCCGAGGCGGCCGACCCACCGACCGGCCCGGACGCCGCGAGCTCCGGCCCGCCCGCCGGGACCAGGAAGTCCCCCGCGCCGCCCCCCGGTGCCAGCCGCTCCCAGGCCTCCTCCCCGCAGGCCGTGAGCAGCCGCGCGCCACCGGCCGCCAGCCACCGTGCGGCCGCACGCAGCCAGTCGGCGTCCAGCGGCACCGGCGCCTCCTCCGGCCCGTCCAGCACCACCAGCAGCGGCCGCCCGGCCGCCGCGCAGAGCGCCGCCACCCCGCCCGGCGCGGGCGGCGGGGTCCCCAGCTCCGCCGCCGCGGCCGCGAGCGCCCGCTCGACGGCGTCCGCGAGCGAGGTGTCCCCGGCAGCCAGGTCGGCTCCGCGCAGCCAGAGCGTGGGCCGCGGGTGCTCCCCTCCGCCGCGCCGGGCGGCCAGGGCCGCCAGTTCGGTGCTCCGTCCCGACCCGGGCGCCCCCACCAGCGCGACGACTCCGGCCCCCGCCCCCGCCGGGCCGCCCGGTCGGGCCGCACCACCCGCGCCGCCGTCGCTCCCGTCGCCGCCGTCGCTGCCGTCGTGGCCGGGCCACTCCCCCAGCCCGTCCGGCCGGTCCACCCGGTCGGCGGCCAGACCGGCCACCCGGCCGGGCCCCGCACCGGCCCCGGCCAGCTGGGCCGAGGCCAGCCGGAGCACCCCGGCCAGGTTGAGCGCGCCGCCGTACGCCGGCACACCGGCCGCGTTGCGGGCGAGCGCTCCGGCCAGCTCCGTCCCGCCGCCCCCGGTGTCCGCCATGGCCACCGCCACCGGGACGGCGATCGGCGGCCCCGGCCGGCCGGGGTGACGCAGTGCGGGCGCGACCACCGCGACCACCGTGCCGCTGCGGGCGTCCAGCACCGGCGCACCGGCCGGCACCGCGGCCGCGTCGGCGGCCGACGGCACGTCGAGCAGCAGGGCGCCGTCGATCGGGTGGAAGCGGTCCGCCCACCCGTAGACGGCCCCGGTGGTCGCGGCCACGCCGCAGCGCAGCAGTACCGTCCGCCCGTCGGGGCGGCCGTCCGCCCAGACCGGGACGGGCACCAGCAGCACGTCCCCGCCGCCCGCGCCCGGTGCCGCCCCGACCGGCAGCGGCGGCACCGGGACCCCGCCGACCGTGCCGGTGTGCAGCAGGGCGAGCCCGAGCCCGGGCAGCTCCCGGACGTCGTCCGGGCCGAGGACCCGGGTCTGGCCGCCCGGGGTGTGCAGGACGATCCGGTCGAGGCCGGCGACGGCCTCGTGGGCGGTGAGGACGGTGCCCTGCGGGTCGAGGACGAAGCCGAGTCCGCGCGGCCGTCCGTCCCGGTCGCGGATCCGCAGCAGCCGGTGGCCGGGGTCGCCCGCGGCCCCGTCGTCCACCGGCAAGCCCAGGAAACCCAGAAGTCCCGGCATTCGCGCAGCCCTCCCGGCAGGGCCGGCCGGCCCGGGAGTGGACTCGTCGCGGCGGCCTGCTCGCCGCCCGGGAGCCTGCCCGGCGCGGGTGCGGACCGACCGCGCCCGCGCCGTTCACGACCGCCGTTCACCTCGCGCGCTCCCCCGTGCGGGTGAACTCCGGGGGCTACGGGCCCCTGCTCTCCCCTCCGGCCCGACGCCCGGAACCCGTTCGGAGGTCGACTCGGAGGTCCGTTCGGAGGTCGATGCGGAGGTCGATGCGGAGGTCCGTTCGGTGCCCAGGACGCTCGAAATCCCACCGGGAACCCCGCCCACCGGAAAGGGCCCCGGGAGCCGAAAGCTCCCGGGGCCCCGCCGTCGGACCCCGCTCAGCCCACGAAGACCGCGACCGGCCGGGCCTGGCCGCCCTTCTCCTCCACCAGCGCGAGGAACCCGCCGTCCGGCCCGAACACCGCGATCGGCCCGTCCACACCCAGCCCGGGCGCCTTCAGCCGGGCACCGTGCGACAACTGCTTCGCCTGGTCGGCGTCGAGGTCCCAGCGCGGGAAGGCGGCCGCCGCGGCCGCACCGATCGGCAGCACCTCCAGCGGCGCCCCGGCGCCCTCGGCGCCTCCGGTGACCGCCTCCTCCAGCTGCTCCAGGGTCCGCGCCGACTCCACCCCGTACGGGCCGACCCTGGTGCGCCGCAGCGCGGTCAGGTGCCCGCCGACGCCGAGCGCGGCGCCGAGGTCACGGGCCAGCGCCCGGATGTAGGTGCCGGAGGAGCACTCCACGGTGACGTCCAGGTCGATCACCGGCGTGCCGTCCTCGGCGACGGCGGCGCGCTGCTCGTGGACGGTGAAGGAGTGGATCGTGGTGGGCCGGGCGGCGAGCTCGAAGTCCTCGCCCTCGCGCACCCGCGCGTAGGACCGCTTGCCGTCGATCTTGATCGCGCTGACCTTGGACGGCACCTGCATGATCTCGCCGGTGAGGGCGGCGATCCCGGCGTCGATGTCCTCCCGGCGCACCGCGTCGGCCGGCGTCGCGGCGGTGACCTCGCCCTCCCGGTCGTCGGTGACGGTGGTCTGGCCGAGCCGGACGGTCGCCTCGTAGGTCTTGGCGGTGAGCATCAGGTGGCCGAGCAGCCGGGTGGCCCGCTCGACGCCGATCACCAGCACCCCGGTGGCCATCGGGTCGAGGGTGCCGGCGTGGCCGACCTTCCGCGTCCCGGCCAGCCACCGCAGCTTGGCGACCACCCCGTGCGAGGTGATGCCCTCCGGCTTGTCGACGATGACCAGGCCGTCCGGACCGGTGCCTTTGCGCTTCATCGGGTTCTTTCTCTGAGGATGGTCAACTACACGGGACGGCCGCCGGCGCCACGCCGACCGCACCGGTCGCGCGCGCGGGCGCACCGCCCGGCCGCCGCCGCGGAGCCCCGCCGCACGGCGCCACCGCACCGGTGCACCGCGCGCCGCCCCGCCGCGGCCGGCTACACGGGCCGCAGCGCGGCCCGGAACCGCTCCACCACGGCGGCGACGTCCTCCCGGACGGAGAAGCCGGCCGCGAAGGTGTGCCCGCCGCCGCCGAGCGCGGTGCAGGCCGCGGCGACGTCCACCGCGCCCTTGGAGCGGGAGGAGCCGCGCAGCGTGCCGTCCGGGTCCTGCTTGAGCACCAGCGCCACCTCGGCCTCGGCCGGGCGGCGCAGGATGTCGATCAGGCCCTCGATCTCCTCGACGGTGACGCTGAACAGCACGAGGTCCTGGTACGGCACCCAGGTCCACACCAGGCCGAGCCCGTCGGCCGCGGCCGGCTCGTAGACGGCCCGGTCGAGCGCACCGGCCAGCACTTTGAGGTAGCCGAAGGAGGAGGTGTCCCACAGCTGCCGGGAGATCAGGTCCTGCCGGATGCCGGTGGCCAGCAGCCGGGCGGCGAGTTCGTGGGTGGCGGGCGTGGTCGCCCGGTACCTGAACGAGCCGGTGTCGGTGGCGACCCCGGTGTACACGCAGGTGGCCAGGTCCTGGTCCAGCTCGACGCCGAGCCGCCGCAGCAGCTCGTCCACCAGGACGGCGGTGGCCGGGGCGCCCGGGTCGATCAGCTGGTGGGTGCCGAAGCCGGGGTTGGAGGCGTGGTGGTCGAAGACCACCAGCACCGGCGCCGCGAACGCCTTGGCGTGCAGCAGGCCGAGCCGGCTCTCCGCGGCCACGTCGAAGCAGAGCACCAGCTCCGGGGTGCCGGGCACCTCCGAGGCGGGCACGATCAGCTCCTGGCCGGGCAGGAACGCCAACGACTCGGGCACGACCTGCGGGTCGTCGCCGAAGGAGACCCGCACCTCCTTGCCGAGGCCGCGCAGCGCCAGCCCGGCGGCCAGGGCCGAACCGAGCGCGTCGCCGTCCGGGCAGATGTGGCAGACCAGGTCGATGGAGCGGGCCCGCCCGATCTCGGCGACCACCTGCTGCCAGACCAGCTCGAAGCCGCTCTCCTCGGCACGCGGCCCCGGAAGCACCGCGAGGGCACCCTCCACCGTGTCGGTGGAGGATGCCCCCGTGGCCGTACCGGCCGTGGCCGTACCGGTTGTCGAACCGGCCTCCGCCGGCTCACCCGCCATGACTACTCGTCCTCGTCGTCACGCTCGGACGCCGGGACCTTGTACGGGTCCGCGTCTCCGGCGTAGGCCGCGCCCGCGGCGGTGGTGCGCACCGCCGCGTCGATGGCCCGGGCCCGGTCGAGCAGGTCGTCGATGTTCCGGGCGTTCTCCGGCAGCGCGTCCGCGACGAAGGTCAGCGTCGGGGTGAAACGCACCCCGGTCTGCTTGCCGACCTCGGAGCGGAGCACGCCCTTGGCGCTCTCCAGCGCGGCGGCCGTGGCCTCGCGCTCGGCGTCGTCACCGTAGACGGTGTAGAAGACGGTGGCCTCGCGAAGGTCACCGGTCACCCGCGCGTCGGTGATGGTCACGAACCCCAGACGCGGGTCCTTGACCCGCCGCTCCAGGGTCTGGGCGACGACCACCTGGATGCGGTCGGCGAGCTTGCGCGCCCTTGCGGTGTCGGTCACGTTGCCTCCTCGTGCAGTGGGCCGGGTACTCGGGCATGCTGCGCGCCCGTCGGGGCCCCTGCCCCAAAGTACCGGCCCGCGCCCAGCCTTGTGGGCGCTCTCGGTCCTGATCTGTGTGAGAACGGCGACTCGCACCGGTCCGCTCCGCAGATCTCATTCATCGTCGTCGTTGTGGTAGCGCCTCCTGGCGGAGAGCAGCTGAACCTCGGGGCGGCCGGCGACCAACCGCTCACAGCTGTCCAGGACCTCGGTGACGTACCCGGCTTCGCCGGACACCACCGCGAGGCCGATCTCGGCCCTGCGGTGCAGATCCTGGTTCCCGGTCTCGGCAGCGCACACGCTGTACTTGCGCTGCAGTTCGGCCACGATGGGCCGCACGATCGACCGCTTCTCCTTGAGCGAGTGGACCTCGCCCAACAGCAGGTCGAAAGTGAGTGTTCCCACGAACATGTGTGACAGGTCTCGCCGACCTGGAGGCCTCGGGGACAGCCCTGGACCGGGCTGGTGCCGGGGAGTGCCCGGTGTCCCTGGACCCTACACAGCGAGACCGGGGCCGGTCGACGGGAATTCCACCCGTCGACCGGCCCCGGACACCACTCGCTTACGCGCGCGGCTTCTCGCGCATCTCGTAGGTCTCGATGACGTCCTCGACCTTGATGTCGTTGAACGACCCGAGCGTGACACCGGCCTCGAAGCCCTCGCGGACCTCGGTCGCGTCGTCCTTGAAGCGGCGCAGACCCTCGATGGTGAGGCTCTCCGCCACGACCTTGCCGTCGCGGATGAGGCGGGCCTTGGCGTTGCGGCGCAGCAGGCCCTCGCGGACCAGGACACCGGCGATGTTGCCGAACTTGGAGGAGCGGAACACCTCGCGGATCTCCGCGGAGCCGAGGCGAACCTCCTCGTACTCCGGCTTGAGCATGCCCTTGAGGGCGTTCTCGATCTCCTCGATCGCCTGGTAGATGACCGAGTAGTACCGGACGTCCACGCCTTCCTTGTCGGCCGCGGCGCGCGCACGACCCTCCGCGCGCACGTTGAAGCCGATGATGATGGCGTCCGAGCCCATCGCCAGGTCCACGTCGGACTCGGTGATGGCACCCACACCGCGGTGCAGGACCCGGAGCTCGACCTCCTCGCCGACGTCCAGCTTGACGAGGGCGTCCTCAAGGGCCTCGACCGAACCGGAGACGTCACCCTTGATGATGAGGTTGAGCTGCTCGATGGAGCCGGCGGCGATGGCCTTGTCCAGGTCCTCCAGGGACACCCGGACCCGACGCTGCGCGAAGGCGGCGTTGCGGTCGCGGGCCGAGCGCTTCTCGGCGATCTGACGGGCGGTGCGGTCCTCGTCGACGACGATGAAGCTGTCGCCGGCGCGGGGCACCGAGGTCAGACCGAGCAGCAGCACCGGGCGGGACGGACCGGCCTCGGCGAGGCTGTTGCCGTTCTCGTCCAGCATCGCGCGGACGCGGCCGTAGGCGTCGCCGACCACGATCGAGTCACCGACGCGGAGGGTACCGCGCTGCACGAGCACGGTCGCCATGGCGCCGCGGCCCTTGTCGAGGTGGGCCTCGATCGCGATGCCCTGCGCGTCCTGGTCGGGGTTGGCCCGCAGGTCGAGCGAGGCGTCCGCGGTCAGGACCACGGCCTCCAGCAGCTGGTCGATGTTGAGACCCTGGCGCGCGGAGATGTCGACGAACATGGTGTCGCCGCCGTACTCCTCGGCCACCAGACCGAACTCGGTCAGCTGACCGCGGACCTTGGTCGGGTCGGCGCCCTCGACGTCGATCTTGTTGACGGCGACCACGATCGGCACACCCGCGGCCTTGGCGTGGTTGAGCGCCTCGACCGTCTGCGGCATGACACCGTCGTTGGCCGCGACCACCAGGATCGCGATGTCGGTGGACTTGGCACCACGGGCACGCATGGCGGAGAACGCCTCGTGACCCGGGGTGTCGAGGAAGGTGATCGGGCGCTCTTCGCCGTTCACCGTCGTCGCCACCTGGTAGGCACCGATGTGCTGGGTGATGCCACCGGCCTCGCCGGCCACCACGTTGGACTTGCGGATCGCGTCCAGCAGGCGGGTCTTACCGTGGTCGACGTGACCCATGACGGTGACGACCGGCGGGCGCGCGGCCAGCTGGTCCTCGTCGCCCTCGTCGGCACCGAAGTCGATGTCGAACGACTCCAGCAGCTCGCGGTCCTCGTCGTCCCGGCTGACGATCTCCAGGACGAAGCCCATCTCGTCCGCCAGCAGCTGCAGCGTGGCGTCGGAGACCGACTGGGTCGCGGTGACCATCTCACCCAGGTTGAACATGACGGAGACGAGCGCGGCCGGGTTGGCGTTGATCTTCTCCGCGAAGTCCATCAGCGAGGCGCCGCTGGACAGGCGAACGGTCTGGCCGTTGCCGCGGGGCAGCATCACACCGCCGACGGACGGGGCCTGCATGGCCTCGTACTCCTGGCGCTTCGCCCGCTTCGACTTGCGACCACGGGCCGGACGGCCACCGGGGCCACGGCCGAACGCACCCTGCGTGCCACCACGGCCGGCCGGGCCGCCGGGACGGCCGCCGAAGCCGCCGGGACGCGGACCGAAGCCGCCGCCGCCACCCGGGGCACCGCCACCGGGACGGGGGCCGCCGAAGCCGCCACCGGCCGGACGCGAGCCCGGACCGGCCGGACGACCGGCGAAGCCGGGACGGGCGCCACCGGCGCCACCCGGACCGCCCGGACGGCCGCCGGGGCCACCCGGACCACGGCCACCCGGGCCGGGACGCGGGCCCGGACCGGCCGGACGCTGGGGCATCATGCCCGGGTTCGGACGCGGCATGCCCGACGGGGTCGGACGCGGGCCGGCCGGACGCGGCATGCCGTCGGGACGCGGGGCGCCACCCGGACGGGGGGCACCGGCACCCTGGGCACCGGGAGCGCCACCCGGACGCGGACGGTCGCCACCGGGACGCGGGGCGCCGCCACCGGGAGCACCGGCACCGCCCGGACGCGGACGGTCGCCACCCGGACGGGGGGCACCGGCACCCTGGGCACCGGGAGCGCCACCCGGACGCGGACGGTCGCCACCGGGACGCGGACGGTCGCCGCCCTGGCCGCCCGGACCGGCCGGACGCGCACCGGGCGCGGCCGCACGACGGTCACCGGGGCGGGCCATGCCGGTCGCACTGCCCGAGGTGAACGGGTTGTTGCCCGGACGCGGGCCGGCCGGGCGCGGGCCCGGACGGGCGCCGCCGCCGGCGGGGGCACCGCCGGCCGGACGCGGGGCCTGCGAGGCCGGGCGCGGGGCCTGCGGGGCCTGCGGAGCCTGGGTCTCGCCGGACACGGGGGCCGGCGAGGAGAACTCGGCCGCCGGGGCGGCCGGGGCCGCGGGAGCGGCCGGACGCG from Kitasatospora sp. NBC_00458 includes:
- the truB gene encoding tRNA pseudouridine(55) synthase TruB; the encoded protein is MKRKGTGPDGLVIVDKPEGITSHGVVAKLRWLAGTRKVGHAGTLDPMATGVLVIGVERATRLLGHLMLTAKTYEATVRLGQTTVTDDREGEVTAATPADAVRREDIDAGIAALTGEIMQVPSKVSAIKIDGKRSYARVREGEDFELAARPTTIHSFTVHEQRAAVAEDGTPVIDLDVTVECSSGTYIRALARDLGAALGVGGHLTALRRTRVGPYGVESARTLEQLEEAVTGGAEGAGAPLEVLPIGAAAAAAFPRWDLDADQAKQLSHGARLKAPGLGVDGPIAVFGPDGGFLALVEEKGGQARPVAVFVG
- a CDS encoding DHH family phosphoesterase, with amino-acid sequence MAGEPAEAGSTTGTATAGTATGASSTDTVEGALAVLPGPRAEESGFELVWQQVVAEIGRARSIDLVCHICPDGDALGSALAAGLALRGLGKEVRVSFGDDPQVVPESLAFLPGQELIVPASEVPGTPELVLCFDVAAESRLGLLHAKAFAAPVLVVFDHHASNPGFGTHQLIDPGAPATAVLVDELLRRLGVELDQDLATCVYTGVATDTGSFRYRATTPATHELAARLLATGIRQDLISRQLWDTSSFGYLKVLAGALDRAVYEPAAADGLGLVWTWVPYQDLVLFSVTVEEIEGLIDILRRPAEAEVALVLKQDPDGTLRGSSRSKGAVDVAAACTALGGGGHTFAAGFSVREDVAAVVERFRAALRPV
- the rbfA gene encoding 30S ribosome-binding factor RbfA — translated: MTDTARARKLADRIQVVVAQTLERRVKDPRLGFVTITDARVTGDLREATVFYTVYGDDAEREATAAALESAKGVLRSEVGKQTGVRFTPTLTFVADALPENARNIDDLLDRARAIDAAVRTTAAGAAYAGDADPYKVPASERDDEDE
- a CDS encoding DUF503 domain-containing protein, which translates into the protein MFVGTLTFDLLLGEVHSLKEKRSIVRPIVAELQRKYSVCAAETGNQDLHRRAEIGLAVVSGEAGYVTEVLDSCERLVAGRPEVQLLSARRRYHNDDDE
- the infB gene encoding translation initiation factor IF-2, which encodes MAKVRVYELAKELGLESKAVMAKLTELGEFVRSASSTIEAPVVRKLTDALGVAPTGGGSAAKPGPRKPAAPQPAGGSAAGAAAPRPGAPTPGPRPAAAPGPRPTPAAAAPAAPAAPAAPKPAGAPAPGPRPARPAAPAAPAAPAAEFSSPAPVSGETQAPQAPQAPRPASQAPRPAGGAPAGGGARPGPRPAGPRPGNNPFTSGSATGMARPGDRRAAAPGARPAGPGGQGGDRPRPGGDRPRPGGAPGAQGAGAPRPGGDRPRPGGAGAPGGGAPRPGGDRPRPGGAPGAQGAGAPRPGGAPRPDGMPRPAGPRPTPSGMPRPNPGMMPQRPAGPGPRPGPGGRGPGGPGGRPGGPGGAGGARPGFAGRPAGPGSRPAGGGFGGPRPGGGAPGGGGGFGPRPGGFGGRPGGPAGRGGTQGAFGRGPGGRPARGRKSKRAKRQEYEAMQAPSVGGVMLPRGNGQTVRLSSGASLMDFAEKINANPAALVSVMFNLGEMVTATQSVSDATLQLLADEMGFVLEIVSRDDEDRELLESFDIDFGADEGDEDQLAARPPVVTVMGHVDHGKTRLLDAIRKSNVVAGEAGGITQHIGAYQVATTVNGEERPITFLDTPGHEAFSAMRARGAKSTDIAILVVAANDGVMPQTVEALNHAKAAGVPIVVAVNKIDVEGADPTKVRGQLTEFGLVAEEYGGDTMFVDISARQGLNIDQLLEAVVLTADASLDLRANPDQDAQGIAIEAHLDKGRGAMATVLVQRGTLRVGDSIVVGDAYGRVRAMLDENGNSLAEAGPSRPVLLLGLTSVPRAGDSFIVVDEDRTARQIAEKRSARDRNAAFAQRRVRVSLEDLDKAIAAGSIEQLNLIIKGDVSGSVEALEDALVKLDVGEEVELRVLHRGVGAITESDVDLAMGSDAIIIGFNVRAEGRARAAADKEGVDVRYYSVIYQAIEEIENALKGMLKPEYEEVRLGSAEIREVFRSSKFGNIAGVLVREGLLRRNAKARLIRDGKVVAESLTIEGLRRFKDDATEVREGFEAGVTLGSFNDIKVEDVIETYEMREKPRA